The following DNA comes from Heliangelus exortis chromosome 2, bHelExo1.hap1, whole genome shotgun sequence.
TGAGTGGGACTGAGGAGGGCTTTGGGCCTTTTTCATCTTTAAGcagtttttatgttttcaaattGAAAAGGATGAAACTTACAGATATGTAAAGTAAGGATGAAAAGAGCATGGGTGTTTACTGCATTGCTTATTTCTTGAGCTTCTCAGTGTCTTCCTGCATATTTGTGATATTTTACTAGTAACAGCTGTCTGTTCAACCTCCAGGGTCATACTCATTACTGCCTGTAGAAGTTCCTCAAAATCACAAGCGTTTCACCTGTGACCTGACTCAAGCTGATCGCCTTGCTCTCTATGATTACGTTGTTGAGgagacaaagaaacaaaggtCTAGATCCCAAATCACGGAAAACGACAGTGACCTTTTTGTGGATTTAGCAGCAAAAATCACCCAAGGTTTGAAGAATAGTCTGTTGAATTTATTGCTCAGAACTTTCACTTTTTATAGTTAGATGAGTTTTGTTGAAAGCCAGACAGAATTGCTTGTGCTATTTTTATTGTGAGAAGCATATTGTTCTTAAAAGCCACAGCAAAGAGCTGTCTTCAGAAAAGACTAGTTCAGTAGCCTTTATGTTGTTTTCTATCTGGGAAGGCCTCAGTGCTCTACTCTTAGCAGAGTGTATCTTAGTGGATGGatcttttgtctttttgcaACTGACTTCAAGTTGCTTAATGCTGCCAGCTCACTGCAAAGCTTGGAATGGTGTTTGCTGTAAGAAATGACAAGATTAAAGATCACTTACGAGTGAAAGTCCAACAAGAAATGTTGGCAGTCATCCAGTGGGGCTCTTGAGCAATGTACAAATGGGTGTATTGGAAAGAGGCCTCTTATCCCTCTTGAGTCGTGCCAGTTTGTAACTGTACCAAGTGGAACATAAGCAGCTGTGTTATCCTGTGGGCTCTGCTGTGCTTCAGCTGTGTTTGTCATCCACACAGGTACATTTTTCATGGAATCTGGCTTTCTCAGTCATTGTGTCCTATTGTAATACTGCCTTGGAAAACGTGGCCCATCTTTTGTAGGCATCTGACCAAATTGCAAGCCCATAAATTGGACTGTCAGGACACTGAGGTCACGCAACACCATTTGCATGGTGGCTTTTTAGTCTTATGTAAACAGCTATCAAGAAGGTTGGAGGGAGCTTGTGCTAAATTCATAAGAGTTACTGAATAGTGGGGAAACTTCATAAACAATGTAATTTGTGTTTCACACTTTTATTACTAAAGCACCAAATTTGCATACCTGCATGTCCTGCTAATAgccatttattttacttctgtttttttgctAGATGACAGTCAGAAGGGTCCAAAATCCCATCTTGAAATTCTGGCTGAAATGCGAGACTACAAAAGGCGGCGGCAGTCATACAGGGCTAAGAATGTTCATATAACAAAGAAGTCTTACACTGAGGTGAGTAtatgaaaagagattttttatttggtggttgttttgtttgtttttttttatggcacAAAAGTGCTTGTTGTACATCAGTGTAAACAATTAAGAACCCTGTCAGACAAAGAAAAAgtctctttttctgcttcatgtACCCTACCTTATTAGAGTGACAAACTGTCAAGGAaaaagtttttggtttgttgcAGCAAGTTGCAAACAGCAGGAGCATTTCGGactattaaatgaaaatgtcagcAAGATACAGTTGACTGCCTGTTGTAAAACGGTTCTACTTAAATTTATGCTGTAATACCTGTGTCTGCAAATAAGACCTTCCATTCAAACATCTGATGTATAGGGCTTGAGAGGGGGATCTGTCTTTTCTTGGAGATTTTTACCTTCTGCTGCCTTGTTGCTAGTTCAGGCCACCATCATGACATGCTacttttcttgttgttgtttttaatatatcttAATCTCCAGGTGATTCGGGATGTGATTGGTGTGCATATGGAAGAACTCAGCAATCACTGGCAGGAAGAGAATAGGCTGGATAATGCAGAGGCATGTGAAGGAGGGAAGTCCAAGTTTTCTGGAAGGTATGTGCCACAGCTGACAAAGTCCTTCACCATATAAGCAGGCTCATAGCCTGTAATTGTATCTTACCACCTCTTTCTAATATCATGTACCAGCCTTGTTTGAGATATATACACAGTTTATTTTATACTTATTCTATTAAGCTTTTGCTTGAGAAGCTCTTGTCTGCACGAAGGACAGGGGAAAATGAATTATTAACTTGTTTTCTGGGGTAAGGAGATAAGTTAAGTTGCAAGTGATCCAAGTGAACAGGTGGTTTCTGGTGGAGCTGGGTAATGAGTACTGCCCTCCTTGGCATGTACGTGATAGCTAGGGACTGAAGAGAACAGTTGAAAACACAGGTgcaaattgtatttttctgccCTTCTCTACCATGTGACAGGAAATGCTATAATAGATAAATGTTATACCTTTGTAACTTACTAAATATGTGACCTTTTGCAGTTCTTATCTCTCTGaatgctgctgtgccagctgggactgTTTTATGGATACGTATTTCTTCCTGTGTCAAGCCATACTGCACACTCTTCTAAACATTTATCagtgaaacaaaaaggaaatcaTTATTTAGTGATAGTCTGTTTGTGCTTCCTCAGGAATTCTGTGACATGAAAAtgttgaaacaaaataaaaggtgactcttgaggtttttgttttcagcattGAAATGGAGGTGAATGAAAAGGCCAAGCAGGAAGTCTTGCTGGGTTCTCCAACAGTATGTAGTGGCTGAAGGCAAGTGATTGAAGAGTTAGGGATTGAGAGGAAAATAGAGTTGGTAAGATTGAGGTGAAGTGTTTGCAAAAAGTCACTGAATTAAACAGTGTGGTGAGATGATCAGGCTGGAGCAACActtctgtgaagacaggctgagagatttgggattgttcagcctggagaagacttcAGAGAGATCTTAGCAcccttccagtacctggaggggtctgcaggaaagctggtgagggaccTTTTACaggggtgtgtagtgataggacaaggggtaatggtttcaaacagacagatttaggttagacattagaaagaaattcttcactgtgagggtggtgagacactggcacaggtcgcccagggaagttgtggttgccccctcgctggaagtgttcaaggccaggctggatggggctttgctCTCATGGgaagaggggttggaactagatgatctttacagtgccttccaacccaaagcttTCGATGATTTTATGTGCATTGAAGAGCATGGCCTCTTTTGGGAAGTATTGTACTTTTTAGGGAGGTAGAGAGgcttcataaaaaaatatatatgccTTGCCTTGCACTATTAATAGGTCATTTTTATGAGAAAACCAATACTGAAAACAATAGTGAGTGTGAAACTTTATTGAAAAATAACCAATaacctttttttcagaaaagaagacAGGCGGTCAGCTTCAGTGGACTCACGGCAATCTGGAGGAAGCTGCAAAGATACAGAACGCAGCAGACgaaggagagaaagcagcaggagtCCAAGTAAACGAAAAAGGAGTCACGAAAGAGGCAAAGACAGAGATtcttggagaaaaagagaacGGTGAGCATAAATAATGTCAGCCAGCTGGTGCTTCTGAATCAGGCAGCTGTAGCTGCTTTTGAGAATTTAGTGCAGAGAATTCCAATATCTAGTCCAGTTAAAAAGCCAGGCTTATCTCATATACGGTATCACAAGCCAGTGGCATGAACGCTGAACAGAACTTGCTGTGAGGGAAAACTGTGATCCAAACTGTGATCcaaatttcagaatttattcTCAGATCTGAAAGGTGGCACTTCCAACAGCAGGCTACAGGATTAGCACAAACTGTCGCAGGCTGTTTTACTCCTTGATGAACATATGCATGACCATATGCATTGTCCATTTAACAAGTGAGCTTGTTGTGTCTGATGCTGAGTTCTGCTCCAGTTCGGACTAGGATTAAATAAATAGGATTACTTGTTTAAATTATATgagtgtatgtatatatatatatgtatatataaatataatcaGTTGATTAGGTTTTTCCATGGTAGATGCTTCAGAACAACATTGCAGCTCCTCAGGAGTTCTGGACAAACTtttaagcaaaggaaaacaaatctaGGTTCCACCTTCTAATACCCTTAATGGTGGCACATTTGCATCTGCAAGATTAAAGGTGCAGGCAACCTCTGTCTGAGCAAAAACCAAGGTTGTTGTGTTGAAGAGATTCTGCATTGTCCCTGCTGTGTGTgtagaaaaaaccccacagcattACACCATGAAGCCATTCATTCCAAACCTACTGCCACTGTGGCACCACATGACAAGACTTTGATTAAAACCACATGGGAAATAAACTGTGTTAAAGTAGTTTACTTTCTTTCCTGAGAAGAGGACATGATGACATTGGATGAgatctttctgttttccaagtctgagggctttttttttgttttttcattcagaTTCTGTCAGTGTGAGCCCAACAGCACAtgatgtttgtgtttttgtttcagggatgaagaaaaataccagagtcataaaagaagaaaatagataCTTGACCTTCATTGTTTTGCTTGCTACCTGTTCAAATGAATCCTTGAACAGGAACTGTTGGTATTGGTGTTATGTCACAAGTGTGCTTGGAGACAATAATGAAATCGTGTCAAGGTTGgtctggagagaagcagcataTGTCACAAAAATTGTAAGAGGAATGCAgttattaataaattataatgaTCTTTTTCATCTATTTGAGTTTAGTCTGATAAAACTGAAGAATAGTATCTGTGAGAGATTGTACTAATTTGCTTTTCTGGCCCATAATTAGTATCCAAAAAGTGGATATAGAAGAGAGCTAATTCCTGGAGACCGGGATCAATACAAATGGAAGAAGCATGAAGAAAGCTTCCTTCCTATGCTTCCACCTGATACTGTCACCTCTGGAAGGAGTGTTCCAGAAAGACGGCACTTAGTGTCCAGTTACAGAATGTACCAGAGGTGAGAGGGCACATTTGAGTTCTCCAGCAGGCTAAAATACCTCCAACTGCAACTAGCAGTAAAAGGACAGTAATGGGAAAGTTGCTGTTCCCAAACTCATGCTCACATCTGGGACCACTATCATTTGGCAAAGATGATGAGGATACAGCTTTCCACAGACACTAGTGAGGAGGTATACCAACCTGTGGAATAATTGCTAGAATTATTAGAAAGTACCCAGGCTGCATTTATGCTCTTTAAGTAAAGGTACAGCATTTGGAGACAGTGGAACAGGGCCAGTGTACCATGCCTACCATAGATAGGGCCCAGTCAGGGGCACTCAGTGTGCCAGCTCCAAGAGAAACTGCATGGAGGGTGGAGCAGAGTGGTGACACTGCAGCCATGCTCTGGGGCAGCACTACCAGCTAACCCCACTTTTAATACCCTGGGCCAATGACCTCCCACCCTTTGACACCCAGAGTGTACTTTTGCTCATTATAAtctcattttaatataaaaccaCACCTCCATCACTACAGTTACCCACCTCCAAGGTGCCACCATCCCTCACGGAGGCTGGGTGCTCAATGTTTTGCCTTTAAATACAAACGAGAGAACTTTGCACCAAGCACTGTTAAAGATCCTTGACTACAGTCACTCAAGCTCCACCTGTTGGCTGGGGGGATGGATGTCAGGGAAGATACCATCGCTGGGAAGGACACCCCTGCCCTCTGGGACCAGTCAAAGGGCTGAGCTCTAATAAATCTCACTCTTCATTCATCTTGTGGTAAGAAACCTCATTTCGCATGACTGAATTCCAGCGCGTGTCCACGCTGATTTCTTTACTACTGTGGTGTTAGTAGTGCATCCAGAACCTTGTTTTCTGGCCTCCTAAAGGTTAATTGGCTGTCACTCAGAACCTAAGCCCAGCCATCCCCACCTCCTCTAATATCAGAAGGTCAGCTGGATTGCAAGGGGTTTATTTTCCTGCCAAATTTCTTTACTCGCTTTAACGCAACACAAGGACACTTGAAGTATTGCTGACTGCCTTTTTAAAACCCATTTCCTTCCAGAAATAGCTAGGAGGAATTCCCATTCTTTATGCTGACATCATATAAATATTAGCAATAGAGGTTGATAAAAAGACTTGAGACACACAGATACTTATTAAGGGAATGCAGGAGAATTCCACTTCAGTGAGATTCTTATTATAGCAATAATCATTCTGTTAATTCCTCACCCAGTCTACTACAGCAaggtcaggcagcagcagccttgttATGTCTGCAAAGTAAGAAAATCCGAAAGAACAAGGTTGCAGATCCATGTTTCCTACAATGCTTCGTTTTGTTTGGTCGAGTTGCCAGGAGAGGGCACTCCATAGGCTCCTTTTTTTGGCTTCTCTGTTAATAGAATCTCTGGTTTCAGTGTAGCTGCCAGCATGCTGTCTCTTACCTCAGTCACTTCTGCAATTAAGTGTGATTATCTGTCACTAAATACTTTGTCTAGCTATGATTGATTTAGACTTCTGTATTTACTATAGCTGTTCAACTGAAAACCAAACTCCTCACCTACATGACAAACACAGTAGCcttttctgtcagaaaacaagacatattttaaaatagatccCTCATTAGACAACTGCATctaagaatggaaaaaaaaacctaagttAAAGTTCTGAAAGGGTCCTAATTAGAGGGAAAGCAATATGGAAACATCACTTGTTTCAATTCCTACCAACTAATTTCTTAAGTTGATATCTATTCTGCCATCTCAGCCACAGGTTAAGTTCTCTTGGGTAAGGCCTTGTAAAACTATGCTGTTAATGGAACTTCTTCATGCAGACAAAGCAGTCAAAAGACAAGCTGTACTTGTGTAAGAGTCAAAGTCAGTGCTATCCAGAAGCCTTATCAGAAATGCACTGATTATTAAGAGGTGGCCAGTCTTCTCTAAAGTAAATTTTGTGTGCCACATATTTTCTTACAATTTCTTATGAAGCATAGGTAGGAAGAGATCCATagcaaaacacattttactCAATATAAACAAATAAGTGAAGGTACCACTCCCTGCGTATGAGCATGGGTATTGGAGAGGCAGGAGAACAGTGTAACCATGAATTCAATCAATATCTACTGCAAAGTGggataaagaaaagaaacagacagaGGATCTTCTTTCATTGTAATATGCAAAAAACAGTCCTCTGAACACAGATGTTCTTACatctatttcttcctttttttttttttttttttttttctcctgttcacCCAGGCTGAAGAGTAGGTTCAATCAGAACTTAGGTTGTTGAAGGTTGGGTCACAAAGTTTCTAAGTAGCACCATGCCATTTTGTTGGTCACTGGAAAGGAATAAACCAAAAGTTATAGAACACTAGCATGGTAAATCCTAGCATGTTGGACAAGATACAATTGAGGGTTATATTAACAGCAAGCAAGAGAGCTATTAATAATAAGCAGTTCTTATTAAAAATTGTCAGTCTGGTAACTAATAATCGTGGAAAATTCAGTTCATGTGTGTACTTGTGTGGTTTTGAGCTCCTGTGTACATGGAGCTGGTAGCAATCTAAGACAGAGTCCAGTTCCAGATAGATGGCAGAAAGAGTCAGGATCTGTCTGCAAACATGCCTTATAGGCAGCACTTGAAGGACAAGCCTGTTTTACATATTCTAAAACTGGTTAAAGTGCATTTTGTATGATGGATGTATGACCATGGATAAAATGAGTGGAAATTTACTACTGAAAGCTGGATTGAAGACACTATCATTTTACTACATTCCTAATGCTAATTCCATGCTAAGTCTAGCAGTAATATATGACGTATCTTGATGGATCCTTTCCTCCATCTGCTAAAAAGGCTTTGAATTCTGGTGCCCACTGAATTTTGTGGGCACAAGACATCACATAACCAATCCAAGTCTATCAGAAATGAGATTTTCTCCTGTAGCACCTTACAGGAATTAGTCCAAGTTAGCAGAACTGTTAGAACGAGCCTGTGAATTCGAAGTTCTTGCTGTTAtaaaagatgacaaaaatacGTGCAACTGTCTAAAGCAACAGTGTGGTATTggtgtgtgaaaaaaaaaaaaaaaaaaaaaaaggtagccAAACTAGGCAAATACCCTGTTGACCATCATGCAGTACAGGTGTCCAGAAGTTTTTAGAACAAAAAGGCTGTGAGCTCCAACGATGGTGACAACACATCAGAAAATGGCAGCACAGTTTGAACAGGCTGATCATTGCCAGGCTGTTCTCTACTCAGTCTTTGAAGAAGGATTTGAGGTAAACagtacaaaaggaaaaagtttgGTTGTAGCAAGAGGGAACCTTCTGCCCCTCCATAAGCATGCAAGACCATCTTGCCAACACCCAGATCACTGGAGTGCACATAGGAGACCCCAAAATCCTGCACTGGGACCACAGCACAGCTGGTACTGCTACTCTGACCTGCTTGGCTTTTCTCCTGGACTGCACCCTTTAAgtctttatataaaaaaaaaaggaagtcaTGCAATCCATAAATTTGCATACATCAGTGATGAAAGTGTTTCTGCTATCCAAATCCATGTGGCCTTCATACTGCCATTTATCTTAATGGACTGAAGGGTGAGCATGTAACCTACATGTAACCTCACCAGACACTAACAGCATACAGATCATCCGAGATCCTGCCAGTCCTCAGAAACAATACAAAGGCTTTTCAACACCACAGTgtgtacataaatatatatatatatacacacacacgtATACATTATACCTTTAAGGTACATTCTCTGTGCATCCAGGTCTACTGAACCCTCCTGCCCCAGAGCACACTGTATGCTATTCAGCAGCAAGACCTTTGGTATCACACTAATAAGGTGCTACAAATAATCACCTTGCCTTGATACATGAGAGACCTGTCAGACACAGTGGTTCATCATTTGCTAACAAACTACTCAAGAAAGTCAAGAGGTAGGAGTGGGGGTTGTCTCATTTTTAATATGAAGCAAACCAGTGACTACATAGCAGCTCAGAAAAGACCTGAACTCAGCTGTTGTCGATAGCAAAACAGATCACCTGGCAATGAGCTTTTGCTTAACCTGCAACCTGCATATCTCCTGCTGTGAAGAACTGCATCAGTTCATAGCCTACTTGAAAACAATCTCAGAGCAAGcagaaggagaaacagaagagactatgtaggcagcaggtgccaggacagTGCCcaccccgcctgtgcccagctggggctggcccagatgcgcatgcccgcattctccaccagatgttgcgtgagaGGAATCTCACTGCGGGTGCGAGCTCGGTTCacgaacagagtcagtcgagctagtgttggttcggattagtatcagagaactaagttcgatccgcctggctctgggacctgctggaaccacaccctgcctaaatcgggcatgcgcatctgggctagccccagctggcacaggcggggcgggcaccgtccaggcacctgctgcctacaagaCTAGAAATGCACCTGGGCACCCCAACCTGGTATGAATATCAAAGCAGGATGAACTATCCAGGTGGGACTATGTCCTGCCTCTATCCCTTGTGTCCACTGAGGACAGCATACACAAAGACTATTAAAAGAAGGACTATTTAACATAGCTAATACAACAAACATTGAAGAGCCAATTCATTTAAGAGCAAGTACATACTAAACATTTTCTCAGGAAGGTTTCTAGGGAGCAGTAATTCAGGAGAAACATAGAAACTTCAGATGGGAACTTccagtttttcctctctgatttATGATCCATATTAAATCAAAAGAGTAGCCCATAAGATGCTCCTGGTTCCAGTACCAGTAATATGCAGATGACAGAAACTTGTATGTAATTGCTTCCTAACAGGGAAAATTATACCACCAGGCAGTGACTGCAATATTTCAAAGACAGAAGGAGAAGTACTACATTGTGATTTTACAGTTCAAACTCTGATGTTGACCACTTCACATGAAATAACTATGTGCACTTTTCAGATAACCTTAGTCAGCCTTTAATCCTGTCACTATGGCTATACCTGAAATGAAGATAGATTATTCATGTGAAATTACAGGTTTATGGAGAACCCAGGGGCAATCCACACATTAAAATCCCACGCACAGATTTTTGCACTTACGCTTGTTGTTTAATTCCATGGAGGAAAgcttcagttttctcctctggTATCTCTCCATCAATACTGGCCAAGTAGGAGTAGAGGAATGAGAATGTTTCAAAGGGAACACTGGCTGCTCCACCTTCTGGGTCCATTGTTATGATTTCACAGGCATGTTTCATTGAACTCAGTAAGGACTGTAGGGGAGGTTGAGTCAAGAAATTAGAGGAACAGTACCAGAGACACAAACATCCTTTGCACACCATGACAAAATACACATTGTAAGCCACTAAAAGTAAGTGTAAATGACATGAAGGCTTTATCACTGCTACCTAGCTTTCAACCCCAAATCTACCCATCCAGTACAGATGCAGGGATGGAAACAATAATGAAATTCTACTAGAaacaagagtaaaaaaaaaaatactaaaatccTGTGACATTTAAATATTGCACAGGGTAGTTTGAGCTGTCTCCAATATGGACAAATTGCTCTATTCTGCTATCACTATGCCTGCCCACATGTAtcatacatgtgtatatatatatatatatatatgcatatatatatatatatcttatcTCAATAGATCTAAATAAATTCTCAGCAGCAGCTAAGTCAGATACATctacaaaacccagaaaattatATCTTTTGGATGGACTTTTTACTATGATATAACATTAATTTttaggaaagggaaggagaagcagctgcctACATGGTATCAGACTCAGCATGGCCTTCCAGCCTCTGCAGTTTGCtactgtgctgcttctgttcctgctcctgccaccCCCAGCTGCCACTTGCTCCCCCTCACAAACACCACAGTTAATTACATCCACGTCCCCACCTTTCAAAGGTGCTTTAGCAGGCTACTTCTGTAGTCGCTTCTCCAAGGCTGTAAAAATGTATCAGTGCTTTACAGAAAGACACTTCAGGTGACTGGTGTTTTTAAGAAGCTCATGCTTGTCTATTCTTGTGTCTTACCTGTGTCCCTGTTCAACCATGAACACAATTTacagctgcaggaaaatgaacagaatttttttgtgtgcctTCCTCTCTAGTTTAGCAAATTGAAGTTTAGGTTTCAATATGTAGAGTGGAAATCAAATTATTCACTTAATATCTGGAAGGATGGATAAACTGAGGTAAATTTAAGACTGTCTAGCTTGATCAGAATCatctttctgtgattctgctttTGTTCTGACTTTTTAATTCTATTAATTAACAACCTTGCTGGtacttattttaaatgaagaaaaaaactacaaaactatgttgagagggagacaggaACCAAGAAACACCCAGTTGAAATGAGTAGATTAtatgcacacaaacacacacatatgaTTGCATTGCCAGGCAAGGTTAATCTTCAGGCCTTCCAGATATTCCAACATTGTCAAAATATTATTTgacatgtattttcttttaaatacccCTTCTTTCCTACtgtagaattaaaaatattatactTCATAAGAACATCAGTTTAGTGCATTTTATATCTCATTCTGTTGAAATGCTCTGCAGAGATTTTATTACTAACatttaaagaattaaatataGATTTAGTAACATTAACTGCTTCTGTGAAAACTTAATTGACTATACAATgaattaaaaactaatttcttCCTTCAGTTCTCCTTGGACTTTTATACTGATGCCATAGGCAGCATTCATCTATCACCCTCTCACTCATGTTCCAAGCTCCCTGTGGACATGCTTGCTCCTCTACTGCCATCCCAGTCAAGCTCCCCAGACCAAAAGCTGATGGggaacagaaataaacatgCAAGGCACTTTGCCAGCTGCTGCAAAAGCAATCACTGTTCCTCAAAGTCCATCTGCATTAATTAGTCTATGGTCTACTTCCCATATGATCACATACAACCATTTGCATTTGGATACAAGGTCTCCTGAACAAACGTACCTTGCCAAGCACGCTGCACCCAAGTGCTAGAAACTTCATCCATTCCACCTCCTCACCAAAGTTGTCCAGTTGGAGGAGAGTGTTCAGTTGCTCCTCTGACAAGCACAAGTCCTTCCATTTTTCCTGCAGTGTTGCAACATTCACCATGCCTTGGGGAGAAAACTTGAAACAATATCATGGTACCACAGTGAGAACTCCGAAAACCAGAATGAAACTAAGAACACAGTCTGTCCCCCaaaatatatcaatatattTCTACCTGCTTGTGCAAGATTTTAAGGAGTCCTGGGGTCAAACCAGCATCTGTTGCCTCTGTCGCAAAAGGCATTTCAATCCTCTCCTTCACAGGAAGGGGCTCACCTTTTGACAGTGCTGAAAAGTACCTAAGTCAATGGGAAGAGCAGCACACTTCAGTGGCCATGGCCATTACAAGCTACACAGAAGTAAAAGCTCaaatggtttttgtttttttgtactATGACATAATGGTTCAGTGAGTGAATCCACACACTACCttacaggagcagcagcactttgcAAGCCACCCGCCCATACAACTCCCATCTCCCCATATCCTTTCTTTTTAGTGGAAACCACAACCTCTAGACTTTCCACATTCTTTTTTACAACCCTCTAATAATTCTTAAGGCATTTAAGTTATTTTGGGTGCGATAATACTCAGCTCTTCTTAGAAAAGGCAGAGAGTGATTTATTAACATCGGGGTGTGCTTGCAAACCAAAGCACAGACTTTCCTCATTCGATTGACAAGCACCTGAGGGCTCATTTGTTTAACATTCTCCTCACAAGCCACCTGAAGATCACAACTGGCTATTTACATTGCAACTCTCTCATCAGCTTTTGTGCTATTTCTGTTCACT
Coding sequences within:
- the ROPN1L gene encoding ropporin-1-like protein, with the protein product MPLPDTMFCAQQIKIPPDLPDILKQFTKAAIRTQPHDVLQWAAAYFSALSKGEPLPVKERIEMPFATEATDAGLTPGLLKILHKQFSPQGMVNVATLQEKWKDLCLSEEQLNTLLQLDNFGEEVEWMKFLALGCSVLGKSLLSSMKHACEIITMDPEGGAASVPFETFSFLYSYLASIDGEIPEEKTEAFLHGIKQQADQQNGMVLLRNFVTQPSTT
- the SNRNP48 gene encoding U11/U12 small nuclear ribonucleoprotein 48 kDa protein, with translation MAAPCAVWLGDPMERVPCPYDVHHRVPRASLERHAASCRLRKMGYSAEEEAEMYDSSFFYENLKVPTVVMDKDLQFHIVKQARAQSAKEGTSYSEGSYSLLPVEVPQNHKRFTCDLTQADRLALYDYVVEETKKQRSRSQITENDSDLFVDLAAKITQDDSQKGPKSHLEILAEMRDYKRRRQSYRAKNVHITKKSYTEVIRDVIGVHMEELSNHWQEENRLDNAEACEGGKSKFSGRKEDRRSASVDSRQSGGSCKDTERSRRRRESSRSPSKRKRSHERGKDRDSWRKRERDEEKYQSHKRRK